One part of the Methylobacterium terrae genome encodes these proteins:
- a CDS encoding helix-turn-helix domain-containing protein — MRVRRLLVGVSQEKLGDALGVTFQQIQKYEKGTNRISASRLRQIADMLNVPVSFFYEGAPRQDGGRDEDPAAEPTSDAHDVFWTSQDLQLVRAFQRIGDGQVRRRIVSLVEAIGTDPAVPEGK, encoded by the coding sequence GTGCGCGTCCGGCGGCTTCTCGTCGGAGTCAGCCAGGAGAAGCTGGGCGACGCCCTCGGCGTGACCTTCCAGCAGATCCAGAAATACGAGAAGGGCACCAACCGGATCAGCGCCAGCCGTCTTCGCCAGATCGCCGACATGCTGAACGTCCCGGTGAGCTTCTTCTACGAGGGAGCGCCGCGCCAGGACGGCGGACGGGACGAGGATCCGGCGGCCGAGCCGACCTCCGACGCCCACGACGTGTTCTGGACCAGCCAGGACCTGCAGCTGGTGCGTGCCTTCCAGCGCATCGGCGACGGCCAGGTGCGCCGGCGCATCGTCAGCCTGGTCGAGGCGATCGGCACCGATCCCGCGGTGCCCGAAGGCAAGTAG